The Curtobacterium sp. MCSS17_015 genomic sequence CCCGCCCACGCCTCCAGTGCCCCCGGCACCGTTTCCAAGCCGACCTCGGTCGCCATCGCCGACGGTGACCCGTTCACCATCGACCACGGCGCCGTCGCGATCGCCGCCATCACGTCGTGCACGAACACGTCGAACCCGTCCGTGATGATGGCGGCCGGCATCCTCGCCCGCAACGCGGCGAAGAAGGGCCTCAAGGCCAAGCCGTGGGTGAAGACCACCCTGGCCCCGGGGTCGAAGGTCGTCACGGACTACTACGAGAAGGCCGGTCTCACGACCTACCTCGAGGACCTCGGCTTCTACACGGTCGGCTACGGCTGCACCACCTGCATCGGCAACTCCGGCCCGCTGCCCGAGGAGATCTCGCAGGCCGTGCAGGACAACGACCTCGCCGTCACCGCGGTGCTCTCCGGCAACCGCAACTTCGAGGGCCGCATCAACCCCGACGTGAAGATGAACTACCTGGCGTCCCCGCCGCTGGTCATCGCGTACGCCCTCGCCGGCTCGATGCACTTCGACTTCGACACCGACGCGCTCGGCACCGACACCGACGGCAACGCGGTGTACCTCAAGGACATCTGGCCCGACACGGCCGAGGTCCAGCAGGTCATCGACTCGTCGATCGACACCGAGATGTTCACGCACGAGTACGGCTCCGTGTTCGAGGGCGACGACCGGTGGAAGAACCTGCCGACGCCCACCGGGGACACGTTCGAGTGGGACAGCGAGTCCACCTACGTCCGGAAGCCCCCGTACTTCGAGGGCATGACCATGCAGCCGGACGCCGTCTCGGACATCTCCGGCGCCCGCGTGCTCGCGAAGCTCGGCGACTCGGTCACGACCGACCACATCTCGCCGGCCGGTTCGATCAAGGCCGACAGCCCCGCCGGCAAGTACCTCGCCGACCACGGCGTCGACCGCAAGGACTTCAACTCCTACGGCTCGCGTCGCGGCAACCACGAGGTGATGATCCGCGGCACGTTCGCGAACATCCGCCTGCGCAACCAGCTGCTCGACGGCGTGGAGGGCGGCTACACCCGCGACTTCACGACGACCGACGGCGCGCAGTCGTTCATCTACGACGCGTCCGAGCACTACCAGGCGCAGGGCATCCCGCTCGTCGTCCTCGGTGGCAAGGAGTACGGCTCGGGCTCGTCCCGTGACTGGGCGGCGAAGGGCACGAGCCTGCTCGGCGTGAAGGCGGTCATCACCGAGAGCTTCGAGCGCATCCACCGGTCGAACCTCATCGGCATGGGCGTCGTCCCACTGCAGTTCCCGGCGGGGGAGTCGATCGAGTCCCTCGGGCTCGACGGCACCGAGGTGATCTCGATCTCGGGCCTCACCGAACTCAACGAGGGAACCACGCCGAAGACCGTGCACGTGACCGCCGAGCCCAGCGAGCACTCGCCCGCCGGCAAGCAGACGGTCGAGTTCGACGCGGTCGTCCGCATCGACACCCCGGGCGAAGCCGACTACTACCGCAACGGCGGGATCCTGCAGTACGTGCTCCGTTCCCTGGTCTGACCCGCGCGACACACAACACGGGCGGCTCCCCGCAGCGGTACTCCGTTGCGAGGAGCCGCCTTCGTTGCGTCGTGCGGACGGACGGGAGGCGCGTGGCGGGCCAGCACCACGCCTCCAGTCCGCGCGCATAGAGTGAGCCGACACCGCACGAAAGGAGCGCCCGTGAGCCTGCTCGCCAGCATCACGTCGCCGCGCGACCTGAAGCGTCTCTCCGACGCCCAGATGACCGACCTCGCCGCGGAGATCCGCAGCTTCCTGGTCGCCGAGGTCGCGAAGACCGGCGGGCACCTCGGACCGAACCTCGGCGTCGTCGAGCTCACCCTCGCGATGCACCGGGTCTTCGAATCACCGCACGACCCGTTCGTCTTCGACACCGGGCACCAGTCCTACGTGCACAAGCTCGTCACCGGGCGCCAGGACTTCTCGCACCTGCGTGAACGCGGCGGCATCGCCGGGTACCCGCAGCGGAGCGAGTCGGAGCACGACATCGTCGAGTCGTCGCACGCGTCCTCGTCCCTGTCGTGGGCGGACGGCATCTCCCGGGCGTTCCAGCAGACCGGGCAGTCCGACCGCACGGTCGTGGCCGTCGTGGGTGACGGAGCGCTCACCGGTGGCATGACGTGGGAGGCGCTCAACAACATCTCGGACCAGAACGACCGTCGACTCGTCATCGTGGTCAACGACAACGGCCGCTCGTACGCACCGACCATCGGCGGCATGGCCCGCTTCCTCAGCTCCGTCCGGACGCGCCGCGAGTACCGCACGCTGTACGAGAAGAGCCGTGCGGCAGCGGACCACTTCGGCGCACCAGGACGCGCGGTGTACCGGGGGCTGCGCGGCGGCCTGCACGGGTTCCTCTCGCGGTTCACGAACAACGAGGCGCTCTACTCGAACCTGGACATCAAGTACGTCGGGCCCGTCGACGGGCACGACCAGCAGGCGATGGAGTCGGCGCTCCGCCAGGCGAAGGGCTACGGCTCACCGGTCATCGTGCACGCGATCACCGAGAAGGGCCACGGGTTCGAGCCGGCCCTCCGCGACCAGGCGGACCAGTTCCACGCGGTCGGGCACATCGACCCGGAGACGGGCGAGTCGCTCGACGTCTCGTCAGGGCCCTCCTGGACGTCCGTCTTCGCCACCACCCTGGCCGAGGTCGGGCACGAGGACCCCCGCGTCGTGGCGATCACGGCGGCGATGCTCCGGCCGACCGGGCTGCACCTGTTCCAGCAGGCGCACCCCGAGCGGGTGATCGACGTCGGCATCGCGGAACAGCACGCCGTGACGACCGCGGCCGGGCTGGCGTACGGGGGGCTCCACCCGGTCGTCGCCCTGTACGCGACGTTCCTCAACCGCGCGTTCGACCAGGTGCTCATGGACGTCGCACTGCACCGTGCCGGGGTCACGTTCGTCCTCGACCGCGCGGGCATCACGGGTCCGGATGGCCCGTCGCACCACGGCATGTGGGACCTCGCGCTGCTGCAGGTCGTCCCCGGCATCCGGATCGCCGCGCCGCGCGACGCCGTGACCCTGCGCGAGGAGTTCCGGGAGGCCGTGGCCGTCGACGACGCGCCGACGGTCCTCCGGTGGTCCAAGGGCCAGGTCGGGGCGGACATCCCGGCCGTCGAACGGCTCTCCGATGGGGTGGACGTGCTCCGGGAGCCTGCCGCCGACCAGGAACAGGACGTGCTCGTCGTGGCCGTCGGCTCGATGGTGCCGACGGCGCTCGAGACGGCGAAGCTCCTCGAGGCGCAGGGCATCGGCGTGACCGTCGTCGACCCGCGCTGGGTCGTGCCGATCCCGGTGTCGCTCATCGACCTGTCCCGCAGCCACCGTCTCGTGATCACGATCGAGGACGGCGTCCGTGTCGGCGGCGTCGGCACCCGGTTGCGCCAGGACCTCCGCGCTGCCGGGGTCGACACCGGGGTGAACGAGCTCGGTCTGCCGGACGAGTTCATCGACCACGCCAGCCGGAGCCAGATCCTCGCCGACGCGGGACTGACGCCACAGGCGATCGCCCGCGACGTCATCGACCAGGTCGTCGGCACGAAGGTGCCCCAGGCGAAGCCGGCTCGCCCGCGGGAGTCCGCCGAGCGCTGAGCGCCCGACGGCCAGGTTGGGCGTGCCCGCCTCGTCGCGCCCACCGCGCTTCAGCGTCGCACAACAGGAACCGCCCCGAACCACGGGATCCCGTGGTCCGGGGCGGTTCCTGTCGTGAGGGGCCGGTCGGCGCCGGGCGCCGGGCCGCGCCGCGCTATCGCGAAGCGGGGCCGACGATCCGCGGCTCGTGGAACGTGCCGCCGAAGACACGCTCCGAGGCACCGCTGCGGTCGAGGTACGGGCTGATGCCACCAGCCTGGAACGGGTAGCCCGCGCCGAGGATGAGCCCGAGGTCGATCTCCTCGACGTGCTCGACCACGTTGTCCTCGAGCATGCGGTGCACCTCGTCGGCCAGGGCGTCCTCGAACCGGCGCTGCATCTCGGCAGCATCGACGGGCTTCGCGTCCTTCTTCGGCGGCGCGACGAGCTTCACGGCGGCGGGGTCGTACCCGGTCGCGTTGCCCTTCTTGTCGCGGGTCAGGATCGTGCCGTGCTCGGCGATCCGCTTCAGGCCGTCGCCCGGGTAGAAGCGCTCCGGCCACGCCGCGTGGTGCGAGTCGAGCACGTGCGCGCCCACCGGCAGGCCGACGAGCTCGAGCAGCTCGAACGGCGACATCGGCAGGCCCAGGGGAGCGGCGCCCTCGGCGACGGTGTCGAACGAGGTGCCCTCCTCGACGCCGCGCATGGCCTCGCCGAGCACCCGGGCGAGCACCCGGTTGACGACGAAGCCCGGCTGGTCGGCCGTGACGATCGCCGTCTTCTTCAGGGTCTTCGCGACCGCGAGCGCGGTGGCGACGGCCTCGTCGGACGTCTTCGCCCCACGGACGACCTCGAGCAGCGGCATCACCGCGACCGGGTTGAAGAAGTGGAAGCCGACCAGACGCTCGGGGTTCGTCAGGACCGAGGCCATCTCGTCGACGGACAGCGACGACGTGTTCGTGGCGAGGATCGCATCGGGTGCGATGACCTGCTCGATCTTCCGGAACACGTCCTGCTTGACGCCCATCTCCTCGAAGACGGCTTCGATGACCCAGTCGGCGTCGGCGAACGCGTCGTAGGACACCGACCCGGAGACGAGCCCGGTGATGCGGTTCGCGTCGTCCGGGGAGATGCGGCCCTTCTCGAGGAGCTTCGCGACCTCACCGGCGATCCGCGCCACCCCCGCGTCGACCCGCTCCTGCGACACGTCGGTGATGACGACGGGCACACCGAGACGGCGGGCGAAGAGCAGGGCGAACTGCGACGCCATGAGCCCGGCGCCGAGGACGCCGACCTTCGTGATCTTCTTCGCGTCGACGCCCTCGGGGGCACCCACGGGACGCTTGGCCCGCTTCTGCACGAGGTCGAACGCGTACATCGACGCGGCGAACTGGTCTCCGGCGAGGAGGTCGGCGAGGGCGTCGTCCTCACCCGCGAACCGCTCGTCGAGCGAACCGGACTTCGCCTCGGCGACGAGGTCGAGCGCGCGGAACGGGGACTTCGGGACGGTGCCGATCTTCGACGCGACCTGCCCGCGGGCGACCTTGACCACCGTGCCCCATGCGGCCTTCTCGAGCATGCCGGGTTCGTTCTTCCGCACGACCTTGGTGCGGCCGGTCACGACGGCGTCGGCCCAGGCGACCGCGGACGGCAGGAACGTCACCGAGGGGATCAGCGCGTCGCCGATGCCGAGTTCGACCGCGGCCTTGCCGTCCATCAGGCGGTTGTTCTTCAGCGGGTTCTCCACGATGACCCGCAGGGCCTTCTCCGGGCCGATGAGCCGGGGGAGCAGTGTCGCGCCGCCCCAGCCGGGGATGATGCCGAGGAAGACCTCGGGCAGCCCGATGCCCTGCGCGGCGGACGAGAACACGCGGTACGTGCAGTGCAGCGCGACCTCGAGCCCGCCGCCGAGCGCGATGCCGTTGACGAACGCGAACGACGGCACCCCGAGCTCGCTGAACTTGCGGAGGGTGGCGTGCCCGAGGACGCCGAGCTCGTGCGCGACCTCGCGCGAGGGCAGCGCGGCAGCCTGCGAGAGGTCGGCGCCCGCGGCGAAGCAGTACTCCTTGCCGGTGACGGCGACGGCCTGCACGGTGCCGGCCGCTGCAGCTGCGCGCAGCTCGTCGAGCACGTCCGAGAGTTCGCGCATGGTCCGCGGACCGAGCGTCGACGGGCGCTTGTAGTCCTTGCCGTTGTCGAGCGTGATGAGCGCGAGCGTGCCGCCGGAGGGCAGCGCGACGTGCTTGACGTAGGAGTGGGTGACGACCTCGTCCTCGCTCAGGGCGGTCAACTGGTCGGTCGGTGCGATGGTCATGGTCAGGCCGCCTTCCGTGCCGCGCTCTTGCTGTAGTTCGGGTTCTCCCAGATGACCGTGCCGCCCTGACCGAGGCCGATGCACATGGTCGTGATGCCGTACTTGACGTCCGGGCGCTCGGCGAACTGTGCTGCGAGCTGCGTCATCAGGCGGACGCCGCTCGAGGCGAGGGGGTGCCCGACGGCGATGGCGCCGCCCCAGGCGTTCACGTTCGGGGAGTCCTGCGCGATGCCGTAGTTGTCGAGGAACGCGAGCACCTGGACCGCGAACGCCTCGTTGATCTCGAACAGGCCGATGTCGTCGATCGACAGGCCAGCCTTCCGGAGCGCCTTGTCGGTCGCGGGGATGGGCCCGACGCCCATCACCTCGGGATCCACGCCCGCGAAGGCGAAGGAGACCATGCGCATCTTCGTCGGCAGACCGTGCTGCTTCGCGCCGTCTTCGGACGCGAGCAGGCTCATCGTCGCGCCGTCGTTGAGGCCCGCGGCGTTGCCGGCGGTGACCCGTCCGTGGGGCCGGAAGGGCGTCTTCAACGCAGCCAGGGCCTCCAGGGTGGTGCCGGGGCGCGGCGGCTCGTCCTTCGTGACGATGTCCCAGCCCTGGCCGGTGTTGACCTCGACCGGGATGACGTCGGGCTGTAGCTTGCCGGCGCCCCAGGCGGCGGCGTAGCGCTGCTGGGACTGCACGGCGAAGGCGTCGGTGCGGTCCTTCGTGATCGCCGGGAAGCGGTCGTGCAGGCGCTCGGCGGTGTTGCCCATCACGAGCGCGTCCGGCGCGACCATGCGCTCCGCGACGAAGCGGGGGTTCGGGTCGGCGTTGAAGCCCATCGGGTGGCGACCCATGTGCTCGACGCCACCGGCGATGGCGACGTCGGCGGCACCGAAGGCGATCGCGCCGGCGAGGGTCGTGACGCTCGTCATCGCGCCGGCACACATCCGGTCGATGGCGTAACCGGGGACGGACTTCGGCAGGCCGGCGAGCATCCCGACGGTGCGGCCGAGGGTCAGCCCCTGGTCGCCCTGCTGCGTGGTCGCGGCGACCGCGACGTCGTCGACGGCGGCACCGTCCAGCGAGTTGTTCCGGTCGAGCAGGCCGCGCATCGCGTGCACCGCGAGGTCGTCGGCACGGGTGCGCCAGAAGACGCCCTTCTCACCGGCGCGGCCGAACGGTGTGCGGACACCGTCCACGAACACGACGTCTGATGTCTTCGGCAATGCGAGCCTCCAGATCCACAACGATCGGGTCGGGGGTCCTGTCGCCCCGACCTGGCCGGGCCTCGCCCGGCGACGCTCCGACGCTAGTACCCCCGGCTGAGCGGCGGCACGTCGGTTGGGCGGTTCCTACGAGCCGGTCGTCCCGGTGGCTGCGTCGGGCTGTCCGTCTGCGACAAGAGCGGCGTCACCCTGCTCGGCTGCGTCGGGTGCTGCGCCGTCCGTGTCGTCGTCCGGCCGGGAGGCCGTGGTCGCCGTGACCGCGGCCGCCGGGTCCGCGACGGACCGGTCCGCGGCGACCTCGAACGCGTGCGCGATGACCGAGGCGGTCTCCTCGACCTGCCACGGCCGGGCGTCGTGCGACGCCAGGGCGGCGCCGACGGTCTCCGTCGCGACGGACTTCGGCGGGTTCCAGGACACCAGACGGAGCGTCTCCGGCGTGAGCAGGTTCTCGACGGGCAGGTCCAGTTCCGCGGCGCGGGCGGTGACGGCCGCGCGGGCGGCACGGTACCGACGGTCCGCGTCCGGGTTGCGGTCCGCCCATGCGCGCGGCGGCGGGAGGCTCGGTTCGCCGCCGCCACGCAGGCGCGGCAGGTCCTCGGTGGTCCGGCCCTCCTCGACGGCGGCCCACCAGCGGTCGAGCTCCGAGCGGCTGGCCCGACCGGTGAAGGTCTTCAGCGCGCCGAGCTCGGCGCGCGAGGTCGGAGCGGCAGCGGCGGCGGCGATGATCGCGGAGTCGGGGATGGTCCGTCCCGGCGCGATGTCGGTCTCCTGCGCGTACGCGTCACGTGCGAGCCACAGCGACCGGGCGATCGCGAGGGCCCGGGCACCGCGGAGCGCGTTCATGCCCGACAGGCGACGCCAGGGCTCGGCGCGCGGGGGCTTCGGGGCGCGGGCGAGGACGGCGGCGAACTCCTCCTCGGCGATCCGGGTCTTGCCGGCGGCCTCCAGGACCTCGGCGAGGGAGTCACGCAGATCGGGGAGCAGTTCGACGTCGAGGGCGGCGTAGACGAGCCAGGCCTGGGGCAGCGGACGGGTCGACCAGTCCGCGGCGGAGTGCGCCTTCGCGAGCGTGATGCCGAGCAGCTGCTCGACGACCGCGCCGAGCCCCACGCGCGGGAAGCCGGCGATCCGGGCCCCGAGCTCGGTGTCGAAGATCCTCGTCGGGACCAGTCCGACCTCGCGGAGGCACGGCAGGTCCTGCGACGCGGCGTGGAAGACCCACTCCTCGTCGACGATGGCCGCCTGCAGGTCGCTGAAGTCACCGATCGCGATCGGATCGAACAGGAACGAGCCGGAGCCGCGGCGGAACACCTGGATGAGGTAGGCCCGCTGCGAGTAGCGGTAGCCGCTGGCGCGCTCGGCATCGACGGCGACCGGGCCGTGCCCGGCGGCGAGTCGTGCGACGGCGTCGAGGTACTCCTCGCGGTCCTCGATGACGTGGACGGCGTCGTGCGTGTCCTCGTAGGCGGGATCGGCGTCAGTCACGGGCGAGCCTCCGAGGGGCCAGGAGTGAGACACCGTCCGAGGCCGGGGGGAGTCCGGCGAGCATCGCCACGATCTCCTCCCACGCCTGCACGTGCGGCGTCAGGTCGTCGTCGAGGGGCGTCCACGACGCCCGGAGTTCCAGTTGCGCACCGTCGCCCTGCGCCGCGAGCTCGCCGTAGCCGCGCGAGATGATCTTCGTCGCGGTACCCGAGGCGTTCGCGTACCGGGCACCGTGCGCTCCGAGGGCGTCGACGAGCCAGCTCCACGTCACGTCGGCGACGAACTCGTCGACACCGATCTCCGGTTCCAGCGGCGCCTGCGCGAAGGTGACGATGCGGTACGCACCGCCCCAGCCCTCGGGTTCGGCCGGATCGTGCAGGGCGATGAAGCGTCCGGTGCCGAGGTCCGAGTCCACCCCGTGCACGGCACCCGACACGTCCGCCGCGAGGGCGAGCGAGAAGGGTGCGATGCGGCTCGGCGAGGGGATCTCGGCGACCGTGGTCTCGGTGCGGGTCCTGCCACTCGACACGAACGCGCGGAGACGCGCGAACGCCTCCGGTTCGGCGTCGGGGACTCGGGATTCGGGCACGGATGCAGACTAGGCTCCGGATCGAGCACCGGTGCGGGCGGCACGCCGTCCGCCGCGCAGTCGTGCTGCCCGCAGTCGTCCTCTTCCTGGAGGCCCGCATGCCCCGCCCTTCCGCCGCCGTCCGTCCCGCACGTCGGTCGCGGCCGGGGCGGGTTGAACGCACGGCGCGCTCCGCCGGCTTCTTCGCGCTCGGAGCCGGCCTCACCGCCGCCGCCTTCGGCGTCGCCGTCATCGGTGGCTCGGTGGCGGCCGTGGCTCGCGCCGTCGTCACCCCGGACCGCAAGCGCACCGAGCGGGTCCCGATCATCGCGGTCGACCTGGAGGCCCGCACCGTCACCCTGGGCCGGAGTCCCGACACCGAGCTGCAGGGCCGGTACAGCCTGTGGTTCGGCGGAGCGACCGGGCACATGCGTGTCGGCGAGGTGCTCGCCGTCACCGACACCGCCGTCACCCGTCGGATCATCGCGGTGGACGCCGGCGACCCGACCCTTGCACGGCGCGGACGATGGGGCGGCTGGTTCTACCTGACCCCGGGGGAGCTCGGCGTCCCGGTCGAGGACGTCGACGTGCTGACCCCGAACGGCCCGGCGCCCGCCTGGGTCGTCCGTGCCGAGGACCCGGGGGCGCCCTGGGCAGTCCTCGTGCACGGTCGCGGCGTCACCCGCGCCGAGACGATCCGTGCCGTCCCGGTGTTCCGCGCGGCCGGGTACTCCGTGCTGCTGGTGTCGTGGCGGAACGACGGCGTCGCGCCCCCGAGTGCGGACGGCCGCTACGGTCTCGGCTCGACCGAGTGGGAGGACGTCGACGCCGCGCTCGACTGGGTCGCGCAGCAGGGCGCCGCAAGCGTCGTCCTCATGGGCTGGTCGATGGGCGGAGCCGTGGTCCTGCAGACGCTGGTGCGCTCGGGGCTCGCGCACCTGGTCTCCGGCATCGTCCTGGACTCGGCCGTCGTCGACTGGAACGCCGTCCTCAAGTCGCAGAGCCGCGCGCTCCGGCTGCCC encodes the following:
- the dxs gene encoding 1-deoxy-D-xylulose-5-phosphate synthase, with translation MSLLASITSPRDLKRLSDAQMTDLAAEIRSFLVAEVAKTGGHLGPNLGVVELTLAMHRVFESPHDPFVFDTGHQSYVHKLVTGRQDFSHLRERGGIAGYPQRSESEHDIVESSHASSSLSWADGISRAFQQTGQSDRTVVAVVGDGALTGGMTWEALNNISDQNDRRLVIVVNDNGRSYAPTIGGMARFLSSVRTRREYRTLYEKSRAAADHFGAPGRAVYRGLRGGLHGFLSRFTNNEALYSNLDIKYVGPVDGHDQQAMESALRQAKGYGSPVIVHAITEKGHGFEPALRDQADQFHAVGHIDPETGESLDVSSGPSWTSVFATTLAEVGHEDPRVVAITAAMLRPTGLHLFQQAHPERVIDVGIAEQHAVTTAAGLAYGGLHPVVALYATFLNRAFDQVLMDVALHRAGVTFVLDRAGITGPDGPSHHGMWDLALLQVVPGIRIAAPRDAVTLREEFREAVAVDDAPTVLRWSKGQVGADIPAVERLSDGVDVLREPAADQEQDVLVVAVGSMVPTALETAKLLEAQGIGVTVVDPRWVVPIPVSLIDLSRSHRLVITIEDGVRVGGVGTRLRQDLRAAGVDTGVNELGLPDEFIDHASRSQILADAGLTPQAIARDVIDQVVGTKVPQAKPARPRESAER
- a CDS encoding aconitate hydratase, with product MAAVNSFGSKDTLSVGGVDYAIHRIDRVPGHEKLPYSLKVLLENLLRTEDGANVTEGQIRALGSWRPEAEPDTEIQFSPARVVMQDFTGVPCIVDLATMREAMAEIGGDPNKINPLSPAEMVIDHSVIADLFGSTDALQRNTDLEYERNGERYQFLRWGQTAFEDFKVVPPGTGIVHQVNIEYLAKVTYTRDFDGETYAYPDTLVGTDSHTTMVNGLGVLGWGVGGIEAEAAMLGQPVSMLIPKVVGFKLSGEIPAGVTATDVVLTITEQLRKHGVVGKFVEFYGEGVGAVPLANRATIGNMSPEFGSTAAIFPVDDVTLDYLRLTGRDEAQIALVEAYSKTQGLWHDPSVEPNYSEYLELDLSTVVPSISGPKRPQDRIVLSEAKDQFEVDLANYASIDHTEEDKAVADTFPASDPVAAAPGDEHAVDDLQDAPASEVPAHASSAPGTVSKPTSVAIADGDPFTIDHGAVAIAAITSCTNTSNPSVMMAAGILARNAAKKGLKAKPWVKTTLAPGSKVVTDYYEKAGLTTYLEDLGFYTVGYGCTTCIGNSGPLPEEISQAVQDNDLAVTAVLSGNRNFEGRINPDVKMNYLASPPLVIAYALAGSMHFDFDTDALGTDTDGNAVYLKDIWPDTAEVQQVIDSSIDTEMFTHEYGSVFEGDDRWKNLPTPTGDTFEWDSESTYVRKPPYFEGMTMQPDAVSDISGARVLAKLGDSVTTDHISPAGSIKADSPAGKYLADHGVDRKDFNSYGSRRGNHEVMIRGTFANIRLRNQLLDGVEGGYTRDFTTTDGAQSFIYDASEHYQAQGIPLVVLGGKEYGSGSSRDWAAKGTSLLGVKAVITESFERIHRSNLIGMGVVPLQFPAGESIESLGLDGTEVISISGLTELNEGTTPKTVHVTAEPSEHSPAGKQTVEFDAVVRIDTPGEADYYRNGGILQYVLRSLV
- a CDS encoding alpha/beta fold hydrolase, coding for MPRPSAAVRPARRSRPGRVERTARSAGFFALGAGLTAAAFGVAVIGGSVAAVARAVVTPDRKRTERVPIIAVDLEARTVTLGRSPDTELQGRYSLWFGGATGHMRVGEVLAVTDTAVTRRIIAVDAGDPTLARRGRWGGWFYLTPGELGVPVEDVDVLTPNGPAPAWVVRAEDPGAPWAVLVHGRGVTRAETIRAVPVFRAAGYSVLLVSWRNDGVAPPSADGRYGLGSTEWEDVDAALDWVAQQGAASVVLMGWSMGGAVVLQTLVRSGLAHLVSGIVLDSAVVDWNAVLKSQSRALRLPRPVRKVAQWVLRTPVVHRIAGLDQPIDLRELDMVARADELHVPILLLHSDDDGFVPSSAAHDLAAARPDLVQLEVAHVARHTKLWNHDADWFDARILAWLTEVVASRPAADVR
- a CDS encoding HRDC domain-containing protein; amino-acid sequence: MTDADPAYEDTHDAVHVIEDREEYLDAVARLAAGHGPVAVDAERASGYRYSQRAYLIQVFRRGSGSFLFDPIAIGDFSDLQAAIVDEEWVFHAASQDLPCLREVGLVPTRIFDTELGARIAGFPRVGLGAVVEQLLGITLAKAHSAADWSTRPLPQAWLVYAALDVELLPDLRDSLAEVLEAAGKTRIAEEEFAAVLARAPKPPRAEPWRRLSGMNALRGARALAIARSLWLARDAYAQETDIAPGRTIPDSAIIAAAAAAPTSRAELGALKTFTGRASRSELDRWWAAVEEGRTTEDLPRLRGGGEPSLPPPRAWADRNPDADRRYRAARAAVTARAAELDLPVENLLTPETLRLVSWNPPKSVATETVGAALASHDARPWQVEETASVIAHAFEVAADRSVADPAAAVTATTASRPDDDTDGAAPDAAEQGDAALVADGQPDAATGTTGS
- a CDS encoding DUF3000 domain-containing protein, whose protein sequence is MPESRVPDAEPEAFARLRAFVSSGRTRTETTVAEIPSPSRIAPFSLALAADVSGAVHGVDSDLGTGRFIALHDPAEPEGWGGAYRIVTFAQAPLEPEIGVDEFVADVTWSWLVDALGAHGARYANASGTATKIISRGYGELAAQGDGAQLELRASWTPLDDDLTPHVQAWEEIVAMLAGLPPASDGVSLLAPRRLARD
- a CDS encoding 3-hydroxyacyl-CoA dehydrogenase NAD-binding domain-containing protein, whose amino-acid sequence is MTIAPTDQLTALSEDEVVTHSYVKHVALPSGGTLALITLDNGKDYKRPSTLGPRTMRELSDVLDELRAAAAAGTVQAVAVTGKEYCFAAGADLSQAAALPSREVAHELGVLGHATLRKFSELGVPSFAFVNGIALGGGLEVALHCTYRVFSSAAQGIGLPEVFLGIIPGWGGATLLPRLIGPEKALRVIVENPLKNNRLMDGKAAVELGIGDALIPSVTFLPSAVAWADAVVTGRTKVVRKNEPGMLEKAAWGTVVKVARGQVASKIGTVPKSPFRALDLVAEAKSGSLDERFAGEDDALADLLAGDQFAASMYAFDLVQKRAKRPVGAPEGVDAKKITKVGVLGAGLMASQFALLFARRLGVPVVITDVSQERVDAGVARIAGEVAKLLEKGRISPDDANRITGLVSGSVSYDAFADADWVIEAVFEEMGVKQDVFRKIEQVIAPDAILATNTSSLSVDEMASVLTNPERLVGFHFFNPVAVMPLLEVVRGAKTSDEAVATALAVAKTLKKTAIVTADQPGFVVNRVLARVLGEAMRGVEEGTSFDTVAEGAAPLGLPMSPFELLELVGLPVGAHVLDSHHAAWPERFYPGDGLKRIAEHGTILTRDKKGNATGYDPAAVKLVAPPKKDAKPVDAAEMQRRFEDALADEVHRMLEDNVVEHVEEIDLGLILGAGYPFQAGGISPYLDRSGASERVFGGTFHEPRIVGPASR
- a CDS encoding thiolase family protein, with the translated sequence MPKTSDVVFVDGVRTPFGRAGEKGVFWRTRADDLAVHAMRGLLDRNNSLDGAAVDDVAVAATTQQGDQGLTLGRTVGMLAGLPKSVPGYAIDRMCAGAMTSVTTLAGAIAFGAADVAIAGGVEHMGRHPMGFNADPNPRFVAERMVAPDALVMGNTAERLHDRFPAITKDRTDAFAVQSQQRYAAAWGAGKLQPDVIPVEVNTGQGWDIVTKDEPPRPGTTLEALAALKTPFRPHGRVTAGNAAGLNDGATMSLLASEDGAKQHGLPTKMRMVSFAFAGVDPEVMGVGPIPATDKALRKAGLSIDDIGLFEINEAFAVQVLAFLDNYGIAQDSPNVNAWGGAIAVGHPLASSGVRLMTQLAAQFAERPDVKYGITTMCIGLGQGGTVIWENPNYSKSAARKAA